TTTCTTTGAGAATTTAGTTCAGTCAggatttaattttgaaataggCAGGGCCTGCTAAAATTCATTAGGTAGGAGCTAACTGATAATAGCACAAGGATGTAACAGTAATAGATTCCTCTGCTAATACCCGCTGCCTGCTCATCTCTGAGCTTAGGGAAATGTTGGAGAGCCATTTGAAGTTCTAAGCGCGATGGTAATATAGTTTTCATGTATCTGTGTTCTCTCCTGGATTTGTAGTTTTGAGTAGTGGGAATAACGGTGTGAGGGGAATCCTCTCCTACAGTCTGGCCCATTCTCTTGCTAATGTTCAGTCTCTGAAAGCTTCAGAAATCTGTTAGGAGCttttaacaaataaattttttttctcccttctcaccAGGCCGACTTAATATTACTTACCCGATGCTGTTTAAGCTGACCAATAAAAATTCAGACCGGATGACACACTGTGGAGTGCTTGAATTTGTGGCCGATGAGGGCATATGTTACCTTCCACACTGGGTGAGTTGTGTCATGCTGAACTGCCAGAACCTGAAGAGTAGGATTAGTGAGTTGCCAGTTTAATATGAAAGAGGCGTAACGTTTATTGAAAGTGTGTGTCTCTGCTAGTCATGTTCCTAAAACAGCTTTCAGTCTAAGCTCAGGGTTCCCTCCATGAGAGTTcaaataaacaagcaaagcaGACTGCTTTTTGAGATGCACCTGACTATTCTCCCTGAAATTAAACCATGGTAAACTGGTACATTTCAAGGAGCATGGTGGCCCCAGCAAAGATGGGTATACGCAAGGAAAGAGAATTTAAAACATCAGTCATGTTGATAGCggtttgcatttctgttttcattcttgCAGATGATGCAGaacctgctgctggaagagggaggCCTGGTGCAGGTGGAGAGCGTTAATCTTCAAGTTGCTACTTACTCAAAATTCCAGCCACAGAGTCCAGACTTTCTTGACATCACCAATCCCAAAGCTGTGTATCCTTCCTATTCAGTTACGGAGCAGGGGACAAAAGTTTTCTCCCAAGTCGGAATGATGAAGCAGAGCTAGCTTTTTGGGTGTGGCTTGTACTCTTCCAGTGGGAGGTGactactcctcctcctcctgaaaacaaaaaggatgGAGAGCTTATGTACAGAGATGTTGCCAGCTGCTGGCACAAAGAGTAGCCTGGCGTGAAGCAAGAATCTTGGCTTAAAGTCCAGTGAGTTTTCATGTCCCTTAGAAGAACCTGTACACCCTAATGCTTACTAATGGGCTGTCTACATTACTGATGACTTTTAAACCATGTTTGAGAGACCAAGGATCAGAGTTTTATAACACAGTAACTTTAAAGCTTGGTGTTGCATTGAAGGCAAATGTTTCCTCTTAACATACTCCAAAGATTAGAAAATGCATTGAGAAACTTTGCTTGTCTGACTACCGGCGATGTTATTGCCATCAACTACAATGAAAAGGTACAGCATACAGCACCAGTCCGTGCAAGTTTTGGTTGGATACCATCAATTTGAGGAAATAAATTCTGCCCCATGTGAAAAAGTACGTGTGTTTCAGTAGGTTCTGACCACATGAGTACTTTGACTACATCTTGTGAACAGATTTTATAAATGAATGTTTttggcagcagctgtgcagcTTTGATCGCTTGGGGTGGAAGGCTAAGCTCAGTGGTTGGGTGTCGGTGCCACAACAGTCGGCACAGAGCTGTGCAGTGTTGACAAGTGATCCCAGATGGGAGATTTCGCAGTCGGATTctattgaggggaaaaaaagggtcaATCAAGTCTTCTCCTGAGCTGCTGATCAGACTGGTTTTTTGGCtcaccagaaaataattttttgtgctGTCGATGTCTTTACAAGTCAAGGGACAGAACTTATCCTAAAttcataatttgttttcaaaaatgcagATTAAGGTACAGTAAAAGGTCGGGTCTGTAGCTGCAGTATATAGCAATCTTCTAAGTTAAAAATCTCTGCTCTCAAGTTCTGTAGAGACCCTGCAGTATTCAGACCTCAACCTAAGGAGCACTTACTTCAACTTTCTTGAAGCTATCTGAAGGGGAAGGTTTAGATATTTTTTAGCTTTTACTATTCTTTAGCTATTTATGAGtgctttttttcacatattGCACACGAGCTGAGCTTTTTCACGTGCAACCTTAAAATATTCACTGCTCTTTCAGATCTACGAGCTTCGGGTAATGGAGACCAAACCGGATAAGGCTGTGTCCATCATAGAATGCGATATGAACGTAAGTTAAAGCTGGTGTGGAAAGTCTGCGTTTGCTGTGTCCTCCCGAAAGGAGAGGGTGTTGCGCTCAGTGGTAGCGCTGTACACTGAGCACCTCCAATGCTGCACGAGAGGTGAAATCAGCCGGGATGAGGAAGGCGACTCGTCTGAGAGTACCCCCATGTACCTTTGTAACCACTTCTGTGGTCTCGAGCTGCACTTCACACACCATCAGGTGACTCTAGTGCCTAGAATTTAATATCTAGCTTCAATATGCTCTATAATCTGAGTTTTATTTAACAGCCTTTTCTTGATTCAAACTGTAGTGATACTGTGGGGTgctgttttcctgctctgtttcaATCAGATGCTAAGACTCACTCCTGGGAGGCTTAGTCTCTTTAGTTCCGAGCGAAAACATTCAGCAAGCAAAACTCAGTTCTTTCTAGATCAAAATGATGTGATAGTTTGTGGAGTTTTGAGGAATAGTAGTATAAAGGTTatgatgaaaagcaaaataacaatcatgcttattttcttgtttcttgtgTAAATAGGTGGACTTTGATGCTCCTTTGGGGTACAAAGAACCGGAAAGAAGTGTGCAACATGAAGAGACCACAGTAAGTTGAGCTTCTGTTCTTCAAAAGTGTATTCCCTAGAAGTCAGCCTTGCTTGTGGTAGAGCTGTGAGCGCcaacatagattttttttttttcctgaaacaaattATTAAGACTAAACTTTACTTACCAGATGCTTTTACTTGTGTTACTTAGGAGATGGTTGTTTATCAACTGTTGATTTTGGAAAGGGATTGTTCTGAAGTTGGGTTTGGTCAGAAATACGTGGAAGTGTTTTCATGTGTTCTGCATATCACAGCACGGACACAATGAACTCGCTTGTTTTCTCCCTGGCAGGATGTTGAAGCAGACCATAGTGGATACGTGAGTGACATAGGATTTCGTGTAAGTCCCCTATTTCTGCTGGTTTCTGAGTGTTGTAAAATGGTGAGGGAAAGTTGTTCCAAACAACTGGAAAATACTAGTACCTGTTCTTAGAGGTGCTCGTTGTTTAACTGGCAAGTGTCTGCGACTGTTTTGTGGGGCTTACAGCCAGTAAGAGTATGGTTTGCTGCCCTTAAAAGAGCAGTCTATAAATGGGAGACCAAAACATACTCCTACACCCAGGGTTCATCAGCTTGTatgtaccaaaaaaaacccatactgaatcaaataatttaaaatgataGTAGGATTTTCCAGAATGCAGTACCCCTGTGCAGTGTGCTTTCAAATACAAGGTACGGTTAAATTAGAACTCACTATCTATACATAGGCGTTCTCTGGTTCTGGGAACAGACTGGATGGCAAGAAGAAAGGTGTTGAGCCTAGTCCATCGCCAATTAAACCAGGAGACATTCGAAGGTATGTCTGCTTCATTCAGTTGCCAGCAAGCCAAGGATCGGTGTTGGAGCAGcgttgggattttttttcctcctcctgcaacATAAACAAGCTAATTTCACCCTAGGTttgcattaagaaaataaatagccCAGTCTCCTAGACTGACTGCGAGGTCTGACTACTCCAGGTGCAGATCCTGAGTTCATGTTGCCAAAACTCCCTCAATCAGCTCTGGTTCTATAGAAGACAGGCGGGGAACGGCAGCAGGTCTAGACCGGGCTGGTGGGCTCGATCGGGTGATGTGCAGGACCTGCCAATTTTCTAAAGTGAAGTTTGGCATAGCGTGGAATCTTGTTGGAGTTGGGTGGATAACCAGAGCCGAGCGGCGGGTGGGTTccttggggttttgggtttcttttttttttccttagaaggAAATTTAGAGAATTCAGACTTAGTGGAAGTGTGCAGGGACGTGGTTCCTGTGGCATTCTGTCATTGTGCCTGTCACAATAAAACTTGAACCCTTGTGGAAAAGTGTCTCCACGGCCCTGGGGAAACCACAGGCTGCGGGAAATGTGCCCACAGGCAAGCTGCTGCGGCAGCGCCGGTATCTGGTTATTTACTTCATGCAGTGTATGCCTGCCTTCAGAAGTAATTCAGTGGTTTAACTC
The genomic region above belongs to Phalacrocorax aristotelis chromosome 15, bGulAri2.1, whole genome shotgun sequence and contains:
- the UFD1 gene encoding ubiquitin recognition factor in ER-associated degradation protein 1 isoform X1; protein product: MFSFNMFDHPIPRVFQNRFSTQYRCFSVSMLAGPNDRSDVEKGGKIIMPPSALDQLSRLNITYPMLFKLTNKNSDRMTHCGVLEFVADEGICYLPHWMMQNLLLEEGGLVQVESVNLQVATYSKFQPQSPDFLDITNPKAVLENALRNFACLTTGDVIAINYNEKIYELRVMETKPDKAVSIIECDMNVDFDAPLGYKEPERSVQHEETTDVEADHSGYVSDIGFRAFSGSGNRLDGKKKGVEPSPSPIKPGDIRRGIPNYDFKIGRITFIRNSRPLVKKVEEDESGSRFIAFSGEGQSLRKKGRKP
- the UFD1 gene encoding ubiquitin recognition factor in ER-associated degradation protein 1 isoform X2, with the protein product MAAREAGAARHAGRGGGVGPAAAARVPSGERTGRPAGPLGSPSAAAPRLSAAAMNRFSTQYRCFSVSMLAGPNDRSDVEKGGKIIMPPSALDQLSRLNITYPMLFKLTNKNSDRMTHCGVLEFVADEGICYLPHWMMQNLLLEEGGLVQVESVNLQVATYSKFQPQSPDFLDITNPKAVLENALRNFACLTTGDVIAINYNEKIYELRVMETKPDKAVSIIECDMNVDFDAPLGYKEPERSVQHEETTDVEADHSGYVSDIGFRAFSGSGNRLDGKKKGVEPSPSPIKPGDIRRGIPNYDFKIGRITFIRNSRPLVKKVEEDESGSRFIAFSGEGQSLRKKGRKP
- the UFD1 gene encoding ubiquitin recognition factor in ER-associated degradation protein 1 isoform X3 → MNRFSTQYRCFSVSMLAGPNDRSDVEKGGKIIMPPSALDQLSRLNITYPMLFKLTNKNSDRMTHCGVLEFVADEGICYLPHWMMQNLLLEEGGLVQVESVNLQVATYSKFQPQSPDFLDITNPKAVLENALRNFACLTTGDVIAINYNEKIYELRVMETKPDKAVSIIECDMNVDFDAPLGYKEPERSVQHEETTDVEADHSGYVSDIGFRAFSGSGNRLDGKKKGVEPSPSPIKPGDIRRGIPNYDFKIGRITFIRNSRPLVKKVEEDESGSRFIAFSGEGQSLRKKGRKP